In a genomic window of Oncorhynchus keta strain PuntledgeMale-10-30-2019 chromosome 28, Oket_V2, whole genome shotgun sequence:
- the nfatc2a gene encoding nuclear factor of activated T-cells, cytoplasmic 2 isoform X5 translates to MFRESWRLAQYHNMRSMDQDEPNLSSLRVLSVASHLAYPLEETSPYDIKCSEHNPESLSGYEHLEAKNYLDHTRPGGIALSPRIEITPSRELYSHGRDSLQNHPLNISPRPTLTVPGHDSLVYREPQCLSPASSNSSTSWHSESYSPWASPCVSPSSGQTGAGDLCPRFQNIHTASPRTSPGTSPHTEEGCLGPRSPSPSIRPGSRSTSPQGKRTYDMYRNPSLVTGIRSRSPSPHGGHGEHSQQNASAHYGTPNSMAKAMNGYGTVQPGLVPTKVVKTANQAYALYPENHREVNYLVSCEQDVKSKTGAESFFVIPPIWTKQLVPNLCSIPFSSLPPLEWPVPSHTDQYELHVDVQPKPHHRAHYETEGSRGAVKAPTGGHPVVQLHGYRGKEPLGLQIFIGTADDRILKPHAFYQVHRITGKTVTTTSYEKIINSTKVLEIPLEPKNNMKAIIDCAGILKLRNADIELRKGETDIGRKNTRVRLVFRVHIPQPNGQHISLQVSSHPIECSQRSAHELPMVEKQDMDSCSVLGGQQMILTGQNFSSDSKVIFMEKTHDGQQIWEMETTVDKDKCQPSLLFVEIPSYRDPSICHPAKVNFYVINGKRKRSQPQHFTFTPLAVPSIKTEPVDDYPFTMPQILGVSPQSYYHHSPVGIIHPDNSLVSSMASCQQVRSGLPTPGPEPRFQQQSPAIVYTRGGKSLSGSPEGLYQQTGGMGMMPDPHHSVLVHTGSPVQQQHGGGQGQHPSIIQFSPTNQHLLRGGDPPPLQPDNQQHIIYCDGFPQQAGAQAHSPVPAHSPQHYPTTVIQQQPYVPKVVLKGRSSPGGMEAQRCAPGEEQRASLPGGQVTVKEENLDQMYLDDGELNEIIRKDLTGVQARGQT, encoded by the exons ATGAGCCAAATCTCTCCTCACTGAGAGTCCTCAGTGTTGCATCTCATCTGGCATACCCCCTGGAGGAGACTTCCCCCTACGACATCAAGTGCAGCGAGCACAACCCAGAGAGCCTTTCTGGTTATGAACACCTGGAGGCTAAAAACTACCTGGACCACACCAGGCCTGGGGGTATCGCCCTGAGCCCCAGGATCGAGATCACTCCGTCACGTGAGCTCTACAGCCATGGACGAGACTCCCTACAGAACCACCCTCTGAACATCAGTCCCCGGCCCACTCTGACCGTCCCTGGCCACGACAGCCTGGTATACCGAGAGCCCCAGTGCCTGAGCCCAGCCAGCAGCAACTCCTCCACCAGCTGGCACTCGGAGAGCTATTCCCCCTGGGCCTCCCCTTGCGTGTCCCCAAGTAGTGGCCAGACCGGGGCCGGAGACCTCTGCCCCCGCTTCCAGAACATCCACACCGCCTCCCCCCGCACATCCCCAGGTACTTCCCCCCATACTGAGGAGGGCTGTCTCGGCCCCCGTTCGCCCTCCCCATCCATTAGGCCAGGATCCCGCTCCACCTCGCCACAGGGCAAGCGCACCTACGACATGTACAGGAATCCCAGCCTGGTCACTGGGATCCGTTCCCGCAGTCCCTCCCCACACGGGGGCCACGGGGAGCACTCCCAACAGAATGCAAGTGCCCATTACGGGACCCCCAACAGTATGGCTAAGGCCATGAACGGCTACGGCACTGTCCAGCCTGGTCTGGTCCCCACCAAGGTAGTGAAGACGGCCAACCAGGCGTACGCCCTCTACCCAGAGAACCACAGGGAGGTCAACTACCTGGTGTCCTGTGAGCAAGACGTTAAGAGTAAAACTGGGGCGGAGTCCTTCTTTGTGATCCCTCCCATCTGGACCAAGCAGCTGGTCCCCAACCTCTGCAG CATCCCATTTTCTTCTCTGCCCCCTCTGGAATGGCCTGTCCCCAGCCATACAGACCAGTACGAGCTCCATGTTGACGTGCAGCCCAAGCCTCATCACCGAGCCCACTATGAGACAGAGGGGAGCAGGGGAGCGGTCAAAGCCCCCACTGGAGGTCATCCTGTCGTCCAG TTGCATGGCTACAGGGGTAAGGAGCCCCTAGGCCTTCAGATCTTCATCGGGACTGCAGACGACAGGATCCTGAAGCCTCACGCCTTCTACCAGGTCCACCGTATCACGGGCAAGACGGTCACCACCACCAGCTACGAGAAGATTATCAACTCCACCAAAGTTCTGGAGATCCCTCTGGAGCCCAAGAACAACATGAAAGCGAT AATCGACTGTGCTGGGATCCTGAAGCTCAGGAATGCTGACATTGAGCTAAGGAAGGGCGAGACGGACATCGGACGGAAGAACACTCGTGTGCGCCTGGTGTTCCGTGTCCACATACCCCAACCCAATGGGCAACACATCTCACTGCAAGTTTCCTCCCATCCAATCGAGTGCT CCCAGCGGTCGGCCCATGAGCTACCAATGGTGGAGAAACAAGACATGGATAGCTGCTCTGTCCTGGGAGGTCAGCAGATGATCTTGACGGGCCAGAACTTCAGCTCTGACTCCAAAGTCATCTTTATGGAAAAAACCCATG ATGGACAGCAGATTTGGGAGATGGAGACAACAGTAGACAAAGATAAATGTCAGCCT AGTCTGCTGTTCGTTGAGATCCCTTCCTATCGTGACCCATCTATCTGCCATCCTGCCAAAGTGAACTTCTATGTCATCAACGGGAAGAGGAAGCGCAGCCAGCCACAGCACTTCACATTCACCCCACTGGCAG TTCCCTCCATTAAAACAGAGCCTGTGGATGACTATCCTTTCACCATGCCCCAGATCCTGGGTGTTTCCCCGCAGTCCTACTACCACCACAGTCCTGTGGGGATCATTCACCCAGACAACAGCCTGGTCTCCAGCATGGCCTCATGCCAGCAGGTCCGATCCGGCCTCCCCACACCCGGCCCAGAACCCCGCTTCCAGCAACAGAGCCCAGCCATTGTGTACACCCGCGGGGGCAAGAGTCTGAGCGGCAGCCCCGAAGGGCTCTACCAGCAGACTGGAGGGATGGGGATGATGCCCGACCCACACCACTCTGTCCTGGTCCACACAGGCTCCCCAGTCCAGCAGCAACACGGAGGGGGCCAGGGCCAACACCCCTCCATAATTCAGTTCTCCCCCACCAACCAACACCTGCTCAGGGGAGGCGACCCTCCACCTCTCCAGCCTGACAACCAGCAGCATATCATCTACTGTGATGGCTTCCCTCAGCAGGCTGGAGCCCAAGCTCACTCCCCTGTCCCAGCCCACTCCCCCCAGCATTACCCCACCACGGTGATCCAGCAACAGCCCTACGTGCCCAAGGTGGTGCTCAAGGGCAGGTCTTCCCCTGGAGGGATGGAAGCCCAGAGATGCGCCcctggagaggagcagagagccaGCCTCCCTGGAGGACAGGTCACGGTCAAGGAGGAGAACCTGGATCAGATGTACCTTGATGACGGTGAGT TAAACGAGATCATAAGGAAGGATCTGACCGGCGTACAGGCCAGAGGTCAGACATAG
- the nfatc2a gene encoding nuclear factor of activated T-cells, cytoplasmic 2 isoform X7, translated as MRSMDQDEPNLSSLRVLSVASHLAYPLEETSPYDIKCSEHNPESLSGYEHLEAKNYLDHTRPGGIALSPRIEITPSRELYSHGRDSLQNHPLNISPRPTLTVPGHDSLVYREPQCLSPASSNSSTSWHSESYSPWASPCVSPSSGQTGAGDLCPRFQNIHTASPRTSPGTSPHTEEGCLGPRSPSPSIRPGSRSTSPQGKRTYDMYRNPSLVTGIRSRSPSPHGGHGEHSQQNASAHYGTPNSMAKAMNGYGTVQPGLVPTKVVKTANQAYALYPENHREVNYLVSCEQDVKSKTGAESFFVIPPIWTKQLVPNLCSIPFSSLPPLEWPVPSHTDQYELHVDVQPKPHHRAHYETEGSRGAVKAPTGGHPVVQLHGYRGKEPLGLQIFIGTADDRILKPHAFYQVHRITGKTVTTTSYEKIINSTKVLEIPLEPKNNMKAIIDCAGILKLRNADIELRKGETDIGRKNTRVRLVFRVHIPQPNGQHISLQVSSHPIECSQRSAHELPMVEKQDMDSCSVLGGQQMILTGQNFSSDSKVIFMEKTHDGQQIWEMETTVDKDKCQPSLLFVEIPSYRDPSICHPAKVNFYVINGKRKRSQPQHFTFTPLAVPSIKTEPVDDYPFTMPQILGVSPQSYYHHSPVGIIHPDNSLVSSMASCQQVRSGLPTPGPEPRFQQQSPAIVYTRGGKSLSGSPEGLYQQTGGMGMMPDPHHSVLVHTGSPVQQQHGGGQGQHPSIIQFSPTNQHLLRGGDPPPLQPDNQQHIIYCDGFPQQAGAQAHSPVPAHSPQHYPTTVIQQQPYVPKVVLKGRSSPGGMEAQRCAPGEEQRASLPGGQVTVKEENLDQMYLDDGELNEIIRKDLTGVQARGQT; from the exons ATGAGCCAAATCTCTCCTCACTGAGAGTCCTCAGTGTTGCATCTCATCTGGCATACCCCCTGGAGGAGACTTCCCCCTACGACATCAAGTGCAGCGAGCACAACCCAGAGAGCCTTTCTGGTTATGAACACCTGGAGGCTAAAAACTACCTGGACCACACCAGGCCTGGGGGTATCGCCCTGAGCCCCAGGATCGAGATCACTCCGTCACGTGAGCTCTACAGCCATGGACGAGACTCCCTACAGAACCACCCTCTGAACATCAGTCCCCGGCCCACTCTGACCGTCCCTGGCCACGACAGCCTGGTATACCGAGAGCCCCAGTGCCTGAGCCCAGCCAGCAGCAACTCCTCCACCAGCTGGCACTCGGAGAGCTATTCCCCCTGGGCCTCCCCTTGCGTGTCCCCAAGTAGTGGCCAGACCGGGGCCGGAGACCTCTGCCCCCGCTTCCAGAACATCCACACCGCCTCCCCCCGCACATCCCCAGGTACTTCCCCCCATACTGAGGAGGGCTGTCTCGGCCCCCGTTCGCCCTCCCCATCCATTAGGCCAGGATCCCGCTCCACCTCGCCACAGGGCAAGCGCACCTACGACATGTACAGGAATCCCAGCCTGGTCACTGGGATCCGTTCCCGCAGTCCCTCCCCACACGGGGGCCACGGGGAGCACTCCCAACAGAATGCAAGTGCCCATTACGGGACCCCCAACAGTATGGCTAAGGCCATGAACGGCTACGGCACTGTCCAGCCTGGTCTGGTCCCCACCAAGGTAGTGAAGACGGCCAACCAGGCGTACGCCCTCTACCCAGAGAACCACAGGGAGGTCAACTACCTGGTGTCCTGTGAGCAAGACGTTAAGAGTAAAACTGGGGCGGAGTCCTTCTTTGTGATCCCTCCCATCTGGACCAAGCAGCTGGTCCCCAACCTCTGCAG CATCCCATTTTCTTCTCTGCCCCCTCTGGAATGGCCTGTCCCCAGCCATACAGACCAGTACGAGCTCCATGTTGACGTGCAGCCCAAGCCTCATCACCGAGCCCACTATGAGACAGAGGGGAGCAGGGGAGCGGTCAAAGCCCCCACTGGAGGTCATCCTGTCGTCCAG TTGCATGGCTACAGGGGTAAGGAGCCCCTAGGCCTTCAGATCTTCATCGGGACTGCAGACGACAGGATCCTGAAGCCTCACGCCTTCTACCAGGTCCACCGTATCACGGGCAAGACGGTCACCACCACCAGCTACGAGAAGATTATCAACTCCACCAAAGTTCTGGAGATCCCTCTGGAGCCCAAGAACAACATGAAAGCGAT AATCGACTGTGCTGGGATCCTGAAGCTCAGGAATGCTGACATTGAGCTAAGGAAGGGCGAGACGGACATCGGACGGAAGAACACTCGTGTGCGCCTGGTGTTCCGTGTCCACATACCCCAACCCAATGGGCAACACATCTCACTGCAAGTTTCCTCCCATCCAATCGAGTGCT CCCAGCGGTCGGCCCATGAGCTACCAATGGTGGAGAAACAAGACATGGATAGCTGCTCTGTCCTGGGAGGTCAGCAGATGATCTTGACGGGCCAGAACTTCAGCTCTGACTCCAAAGTCATCTTTATGGAAAAAACCCATG ATGGACAGCAGATTTGGGAGATGGAGACAACAGTAGACAAAGATAAATGTCAGCCT AGTCTGCTGTTCGTTGAGATCCCTTCCTATCGTGACCCATCTATCTGCCATCCTGCCAAAGTGAACTTCTATGTCATCAACGGGAAGAGGAAGCGCAGCCAGCCACAGCACTTCACATTCACCCCACTGGCAG TTCCCTCCATTAAAACAGAGCCTGTGGATGACTATCCTTTCACCATGCCCCAGATCCTGGGTGTTTCCCCGCAGTCCTACTACCACCACAGTCCTGTGGGGATCATTCACCCAGACAACAGCCTGGTCTCCAGCATGGCCTCATGCCAGCAGGTCCGATCCGGCCTCCCCACACCCGGCCCAGAACCCCGCTTCCAGCAACAGAGCCCAGCCATTGTGTACACCCGCGGGGGCAAGAGTCTGAGCGGCAGCCCCGAAGGGCTCTACCAGCAGACTGGAGGGATGGGGATGATGCCCGACCCACACCACTCTGTCCTGGTCCACACAGGCTCCCCAGTCCAGCAGCAACACGGAGGGGGCCAGGGCCAACACCCCTCCATAATTCAGTTCTCCCCCACCAACCAACACCTGCTCAGGGGAGGCGACCCTCCACCTCTCCAGCCTGACAACCAGCAGCATATCATCTACTGTGATGGCTTCCCTCAGCAGGCTGGAGCCCAAGCTCACTCCCCTGTCCCAGCCCACTCCCCCCAGCATTACCCCACCACGGTGATCCAGCAACAGCCCTACGTGCCCAAGGTGGTGCTCAAGGGCAGGTCTTCCCCTGGAGGGATGGAAGCCCAGAGATGCGCCcctggagaggagcagagagccaGCCTCCCTGGAGGACAGGTCACGGTCAAGGAGGAGAACCTGGATCAGATGTACCTTGATGACGGTGAGT TAAACGAGATCATAAGGAAGGATCTGACCGGCGTACAGGCCAGAGGTCAGACATAG
- the nfatc2a gene encoding nuclear factor of activated T-cells, cytoplasmic 2 isoform X6, translating into MRSMDQADEPNLSSLRVLSVASHLAYPLEETSPYDIKCSEHNPESLSGYEHLEAKNYLDHTRPGGIALSPRIEITPSRELYSHGRDSLQNHPLNISPRPTLTVPGHDSLVYREPQCLSPASSNSSTSWHSESYSPWASPCVSPSSGQTGAGDLCPRFQNIHTASPRTSPGTSPHTEEGCLGPRSPSPSIRPGSRSTSPQGKRTYDMYRNPSLVTGIRSRSPSPHGGHGEHSQQNASAHYGTPNSMAKAMNGYGTVQPGLVPTKVVKTANQAYALYPENHREVNYLVSCEQDVKSKTGAESFFVIPPIWTKQLVPNLCSIPFSSLPPLEWPVPSHTDQYELHVDVQPKPHHRAHYETEGSRGAVKAPTGGHPVVQLHGYRGKEPLGLQIFIGTADDRILKPHAFYQVHRITGKTVTTTSYEKIINSTKVLEIPLEPKNNMKAIIDCAGILKLRNADIELRKGETDIGRKNTRVRLVFRVHIPQPNGQHISLQVSSHPIECSQRSAHELPMVEKQDMDSCSVLGGQQMILTGQNFSSDSKVIFMEKTHDGQQIWEMETTVDKDKCQPSLLFVEIPSYRDPSICHPAKVNFYVINGKRKRSQPQHFTFTPLAVPSIKTEPVDDYPFTMPQILGVSPQSYYHHSPVGIIHPDNSLVSSMASCQQVRSGLPTPGPEPRFQQQSPAIVYTRGGKSLSGSPEGLYQQTGGMGMMPDPHHSVLVHTGSPVQQQHGGGQGQHPSIIQFSPTNQHLLRGGDPPPLQPDNQQHIIYCDGFPQQAGAQAHSPVPAHSPQHYPTTVIQQQPYVPKVVLKGRSSPGGMEAQRCAPGEEQRASLPGGQVTVKEENLDQMYLDDGELNEIIRKDLTGVQARGQT; encoded by the exons CAGATGAGCCAAATCTCTCCTCACTGAGAGTCCTCAGTGTTGCATCTCATCTGGCATACCCCCTGGAGGAGACTTCCCCCTACGACATCAAGTGCAGCGAGCACAACCCAGAGAGCCTTTCTGGTTATGAACACCTGGAGGCTAAAAACTACCTGGACCACACCAGGCCTGGGGGTATCGCCCTGAGCCCCAGGATCGAGATCACTCCGTCACGTGAGCTCTACAGCCATGGACGAGACTCCCTACAGAACCACCCTCTGAACATCAGTCCCCGGCCCACTCTGACCGTCCCTGGCCACGACAGCCTGGTATACCGAGAGCCCCAGTGCCTGAGCCCAGCCAGCAGCAACTCCTCCACCAGCTGGCACTCGGAGAGCTATTCCCCCTGGGCCTCCCCTTGCGTGTCCCCAAGTAGTGGCCAGACCGGGGCCGGAGACCTCTGCCCCCGCTTCCAGAACATCCACACCGCCTCCCCCCGCACATCCCCAGGTACTTCCCCCCATACTGAGGAGGGCTGTCTCGGCCCCCGTTCGCCCTCCCCATCCATTAGGCCAGGATCCCGCTCCACCTCGCCACAGGGCAAGCGCACCTACGACATGTACAGGAATCCCAGCCTGGTCACTGGGATCCGTTCCCGCAGTCCCTCCCCACACGGGGGCCACGGGGAGCACTCCCAACAGAATGCAAGTGCCCATTACGGGACCCCCAACAGTATGGCTAAGGCCATGAACGGCTACGGCACTGTCCAGCCTGGTCTGGTCCCCACCAAGGTAGTGAAGACGGCCAACCAGGCGTACGCCCTCTACCCAGAGAACCACAGGGAGGTCAACTACCTGGTGTCCTGTGAGCAAGACGTTAAGAGTAAAACTGGGGCGGAGTCCTTCTTTGTGATCCCTCCCATCTGGACCAAGCAGCTGGTCCCCAACCTCTGCAG CATCCCATTTTCTTCTCTGCCCCCTCTGGAATGGCCTGTCCCCAGCCATACAGACCAGTACGAGCTCCATGTTGACGTGCAGCCCAAGCCTCATCACCGAGCCCACTATGAGACAGAGGGGAGCAGGGGAGCGGTCAAAGCCCCCACTGGAGGTCATCCTGTCGTCCAG TTGCATGGCTACAGGGGTAAGGAGCCCCTAGGCCTTCAGATCTTCATCGGGACTGCAGACGACAGGATCCTGAAGCCTCACGCCTTCTACCAGGTCCACCGTATCACGGGCAAGACGGTCACCACCACCAGCTACGAGAAGATTATCAACTCCACCAAAGTTCTGGAGATCCCTCTGGAGCCCAAGAACAACATGAAAGCGAT AATCGACTGTGCTGGGATCCTGAAGCTCAGGAATGCTGACATTGAGCTAAGGAAGGGCGAGACGGACATCGGACGGAAGAACACTCGTGTGCGCCTGGTGTTCCGTGTCCACATACCCCAACCCAATGGGCAACACATCTCACTGCAAGTTTCCTCCCATCCAATCGAGTGCT CCCAGCGGTCGGCCCATGAGCTACCAATGGTGGAGAAACAAGACATGGATAGCTGCTCTGTCCTGGGAGGTCAGCAGATGATCTTGACGGGCCAGAACTTCAGCTCTGACTCCAAAGTCATCTTTATGGAAAAAACCCATG ATGGACAGCAGATTTGGGAGATGGAGACAACAGTAGACAAAGATAAATGTCAGCCT AGTCTGCTGTTCGTTGAGATCCCTTCCTATCGTGACCCATCTATCTGCCATCCTGCCAAAGTGAACTTCTATGTCATCAACGGGAAGAGGAAGCGCAGCCAGCCACAGCACTTCACATTCACCCCACTGGCAG TTCCCTCCATTAAAACAGAGCCTGTGGATGACTATCCTTTCACCATGCCCCAGATCCTGGGTGTTTCCCCGCAGTCCTACTACCACCACAGTCCTGTGGGGATCATTCACCCAGACAACAGCCTGGTCTCCAGCATGGCCTCATGCCAGCAGGTCCGATCCGGCCTCCCCACACCCGGCCCAGAACCCCGCTTCCAGCAACAGAGCCCAGCCATTGTGTACACCCGCGGGGGCAAGAGTCTGAGCGGCAGCCCCGAAGGGCTCTACCAGCAGACTGGAGGGATGGGGATGATGCCCGACCCACACCACTCTGTCCTGGTCCACACAGGCTCCCCAGTCCAGCAGCAACACGGAGGGGGCCAGGGCCAACACCCCTCCATAATTCAGTTCTCCCCCACCAACCAACACCTGCTCAGGGGAGGCGACCCTCCACCTCTCCAGCCTGACAACCAGCAGCATATCATCTACTGTGATGGCTTCCCTCAGCAGGCTGGAGCCCAAGCTCACTCCCCTGTCCCAGCCCACTCCCCCCAGCATTACCCCACCACGGTGATCCAGCAACAGCCCTACGTGCCCAAGGTGGTGCTCAAGGGCAGGTCTTCCCCTGGAGGGATGGAAGCCCAGAGATGCGCCcctggagaggagcagagagccaGCCTCCCTGGAGGACAGGTCACGGTCAAGGAGGAGAACCTGGATCAGATGTACCTTGATGACGGTGAGT TAAACGAGATCATAAGGAAGGATCTGACCGGCGTACAGGCCAGAGGTCAGACATAG
- the nfatc2a gene encoding nuclear factor of activated T-cells, cytoplasmic 2 isoform X2 → MSSFYDRKDPSELGLEEELSQVNCQDELEFDYLFEYEPPCNNFPGEDQDEPNLSSLRVLSVASHLAYPLEETSPYDIKCSEHNPESLSGYEHLEAKNYLDHTRPGGIALSPRIEITPSRELYSHGRDSLQNHPLNISPRPTLTVPGHDSLVYREPQCLSPASSNSSTSWHSESYSPWASPCVSPSSGQTGAGDLCPRFQNIHTASPRTSPGTSPHTEEGCLGPRSPSPSIRPGSRSTSPQGKRTYDMYRNPSLVTGIRSRSPSPHGGHGEHSQQNASAHYGTPNSMAKAMNGYGTVQPGLVPTKVVKTANQAYALYPENHREVNYLVSCEQDVKSKTGAESFFVIPPIWTKQLVPNLCSIPFSSLPPLEWPVPSHTDQYELHVDVQPKPHHRAHYETEGSRGAVKAPTGGHPVVQLHGYRGKEPLGLQIFIGTADDRILKPHAFYQVHRITGKTVTTTSYEKIINSTKVLEIPLEPKNNMKAIIDCAGILKLRNADIELRKGETDIGRKNTRVRLVFRVHIPQPNGQHISLQVSSHPIECSQRSAHELPMVEKQDMDSCSVLGGQQMILTGQNFSSDSKVIFMEKTHDGQQIWEMETTVDKDKCQPSLLFVEIPSYRDPSICHPAKVNFYVINGKRKRSQPQHFTFTPLAVPSIKTEPVDDYPFTMPQILGVSPQSYYHHSPVGIIHPDNSLVSSMASCQQVRSGLPTPGPEPRFQQQSPAIVYTRGGKSLSGSPEGLYQQTGGMGMMPDPHHSVLVHTGSPVQQQHGGGQGQHPSIIQFSPTNQHLLRGGDPPPLQPDNQQHIIYCDGFPQQAGAQAHSPVPAHSPQHYPTTVIQQQPYVPKVVLKGRSSPGGMEAQRCAPGEEQRASLPGGQVTVKEENLDQMYLDDGELNEIIRKDLTGVQARGQT, encoded by the exons ATGAGCTCGTTTTACGACAGAAAAGACCCTAGTGAGTTAGGGCTGGAAGAGGAACTGAGTCAAGTAAACTGCCAAGATGAGTTGGAGTTTGATTACCTGTTTGAATATGAACCACCTTGCAACAACTTTCCCGGGGAAGATCAAG ATGAGCCAAATCTCTCCTCACTGAGAGTCCTCAGTGTTGCATCTCATCTGGCATACCCCCTGGAGGAGACTTCCCCCTACGACATCAAGTGCAGCGAGCACAACCCAGAGAGCCTTTCTGGTTATGAACACCTGGAGGCTAAAAACTACCTGGACCACACCAGGCCTGGGGGTATCGCCCTGAGCCCCAGGATCGAGATCACTCCGTCACGTGAGCTCTACAGCCATGGACGAGACTCCCTACAGAACCACCCTCTGAACATCAGTCCCCGGCCCACTCTGACCGTCCCTGGCCACGACAGCCTGGTATACCGAGAGCCCCAGTGCCTGAGCCCAGCCAGCAGCAACTCCTCCACCAGCTGGCACTCGGAGAGCTATTCCCCCTGGGCCTCCCCTTGCGTGTCCCCAAGTAGTGGCCAGACCGGGGCCGGAGACCTCTGCCCCCGCTTCCAGAACATCCACACCGCCTCCCCCCGCACATCCCCAGGTACTTCCCCCCATACTGAGGAGGGCTGTCTCGGCCCCCGTTCGCCCTCCCCATCCATTAGGCCAGGATCCCGCTCCACCTCGCCACAGGGCAAGCGCACCTACGACATGTACAGGAATCCCAGCCTGGTCACTGGGATCCGTTCCCGCAGTCCCTCCCCACACGGGGGCCACGGGGAGCACTCCCAACAGAATGCAAGTGCCCATTACGGGACCCCCAACAGTATGGCTAAGGCCATGAACGGCTACGGCACTGTCCAGCCTGGTCTGGTCCCCACCAAGGTAGTGAAGACGGCCAACCAGGCGTACGCCCTCTACCCAGAGAACCACAGGGAGGTCAACTACCTGGTGTCCTGTGAGCAAGACGTTAAGAGTAAAACTGGGGCGGAGTCCTTCTTTGTGATCCCTCCCATCTGGACCAAGCAGCTGGTCCCCAACCTCTGCAG CATCCCATTTTCTTCTCTGCCCCCTCTGGAATGGCCTGTCCCCAGCCATACAGACCAGTACGAGCTCCATGTTGACGTGCAGCCCAAGCCTCATCACCGAGCCCACTATGAGACAGAGGGGAGCAGGGGAGCGGTCAAAGCCCCCACTGGAGGTCATCCTGTCGTCCAG TTGCATGGCTACAGGGGTAAGGAGCCCCTAGGCCTTCAGATCTTCATCGGGACTGCAGACGACAGGATCCTGAAGCCTCACGCCTTCTACCAGGTCCACCGTATCACGGGCAAGACGGTCACCACCACCAGCTACGAGAAGATTATCAACTCCACCAAAGTTCTGGAGATCCCTCTGGAGCCCAAGAACAACATGAAAGCGAT AATCGACTGTGCTGGGATCCTGAAGCTCAGGAATGCTGACATTGAGCTAAGGAAGGGCGAGACGGACATCGGACGGAAGAACACTCGTGTGCGCCTGGTGTTCCGTGTCCACATACCCCAACCCAATGGGCAACACATCTCACTGCAAGTTTCCTCCCATCCAATCGAGTGCT CCCAGCGGTCGGCCCATGAGCTACCAATGGTGGAGAAACAAGACATGGATAGCTGCTCTGTCCTGGGAGGTCAGCAGATGATCTTGACGGGCCAGAACTTCAGCTCTGACTCCAAAGTCATCTTTATGGAAAAAACCCATG ATGGACAGCAGATTTGGGAGATGGAGACAACAGTAGACAAAGATAAATGTCAGCCT AGTCTGCTGTTCGTTGAGATCCCTTCCTATCGTGACCCATCTATCTGCCATCCTGCCAAAGTGAACTTCTATGTCATCAACGGGAAGAGGAAGCGCAGCCAGCCACAGCACTTCACATTCACCCCACTGGCAG TTCCCTCCATTAAAACAGAGCCTGTGGATGACTATCCTTTCACCATGCCCCAGATCCTGGGTGTTTCCCCGCAGTCCTACTACCACCACAGTCCTGTGGGGATCATTCACCCAGACAACAGCCTGGTCTCCAGCATGGCCTCATGCCAGCAGGTCCGATCCGGCCTCCCCACACCCGGCCCAGAACCCCGCTTCCAGCAACAGAGCCCAGCCATTGTGTACACCCGCGGGGGCAAGAGTCTGAGCGGCAGCCCCGAAGGGCTCTACCAGCAGACTGGAGGGATGGGGATGATGCCCGACCCACACCACTCTGTCCTGGTCCACACAGGCTCCCCAGTCCAGCAGCAACACGGAGGGGGCCAGGGCCAACACCCCTCCATAATTCAGTTCTCCCCCACCAACCAACACCTGCTCAGGGGAGGCGACCCTCCACCTCTCCAGCCTGACAACCAGCAGCATATCATCTACTGTGATGGCTTCCCTCAGCAGGCTGGAGCCCAAGCTCACTCCCCTGTCCCAGCCCACTCCCCCCAGCATTACCCCACCACGGTGATCCAGCAACAGCCCTACGTGCCCAAGGTGGTGCTCAAGGGCAGGTCTTCCCCTGGAGGGATGGAAGCCCAGAGATGCGCCcctggagaggagcagagagccaGCCTCCCTGGAGGACAGGTCACGGTCAAGGAGGAGAACCTGGATCAGATGTACCTTGATGACGGTGAGT TAAACGAGATCATAAGGAAGGATCTGACCGGCGTACAGGCCAGAGGTCAGACATAG